A single window of Crassostrea angulata isolate pt1a10 chromosome 8, ASM2561291v2, whole genome shotgun sequence DNA harbors:
- the LOC128160448 gene encoding uncharacterized protein LOC128160448: MLNCFILASLYQLYTCQILYQPFVANNAILDKGIESELHLVLNSCEENLQSENRESRELSRNAKQLTNQMETTKMALMALQQQYNVTDSNVVEICKIHPTLILPYPYECQQYYNCSMLEDSALAKKFCFPRWHLTECIYPDLFSAETLKCENFTTVTCGSRHEHKWLCDYTRSRPTCGPHRGPTCADYNPTCVGDPDGIQQDNRGDPFYKICFKERVIESGRCPYNDSWKTQSFLYNGQCIPAYEIPENEHQNGRLPSCVGKSDGSYQYLDAGHKCDAYYTCNNGTARGIKCPGVQLFDINVGSCREGANCV, translated from the exons ATGTTGAATTGCTTTATCTTGGCAAGTTTGTATCAACTTTACACTTGTCAAATACTGTACCAGCCCTTTGTAGCCAACAACGCCATTTTAGACAAGGGAATAGAATCAGAACTGCATTTGGTATTAAACAGTTGTGAAGAAAATCTTCAGAGTGAAAACAGAGAGTCCAGAGAATTGTCGAGGAATGCCAAACAATTGACCAACCAGATGGAAACAACAAAAATGGCCCTCATGGCCCTACAACAACAATACAACGTTACTG ATTCAAATGTGGTTGAAATTTGCAAGATTCACCCAACTCTGATCCTCCCCTATCCATATGAATGCCAACAATACTACAACTGTTCAATGTTGGAAGACTCCGCGCTGGCCAAGAAATTTTGCTTTCCTCGATGGCATTTAACAGAATGCATCTACCCTGATCTATTTTCAGCAGAAACCCTGAAATGTGAAAATTTCACAACAGTTACATGTGGATCTCGACATGAGCATAAATGGTTGT gtgACTACACGAGATCACGTCCTACTTGTGGTCCTCATCGCGGACCAACTTGTGCTGATTACAATCCAACATGCGTTGGTGACCCGGACGGAATACAGCAAGACAACAGAGGAGACCCTTTCTACAAGATCTGTTTCAAAGAGCGAGTAATCGAGTCGGGAAGGTGTCCATATAATGATTCATGGAAAACACAATCGTTTCTGTACAACGGGCAATGTATTCCTGCATATGAGATTCCAGAAAACGAACACCAAAATGGCAGACTTCCATCTTGTGTTGGAAAGAGTGACGGAAGCTATCAGTATTTAGATGCAGGTCATAAATGTGATGCATATTACACGTGCAACAACGGAACAGCGCGGGGTATTAAGTGTCCAGGTGTCCAGCTCTTTGATATCAACGTCGGTAGTTGTCGTGAAGGCGCAAATTGTGTATAA